One segment of Mycobacteriales bacterium DNA contains the following:
- a CDS encoding SDR family oxidoreductase has protein sequence MAERFAAEGASVVLTGRSETQGRQIEQQITDKGGQARFIQADVTDEASVRELIAAAAAPTGRLDSLVNNAMAMDQVGSSERPIADMDTDGFGRIIQVGIYGLFWACKYAIPQLLKSPGGSIVNISSLAAVAGIASLPAYSVCKGAMGALTRQMATDYGPQGLRVNTMICGLVLGDALAGDVAA, from the coding sequence ATGGCGGAGCGGTTTGCCGCCGAGGGAGCCAGCGTGGTGCTCACCGGGCGCAGTGAAACCCAGGGTCGGCAGATCGAACAACAGATCACCGACAAAGGTGGTCAGGCACGGTTCATCCAGGCGGACGTCACCGATGAAGCGAGTGTGCGGGAGCTGATCGCGGCGGCCGCCGCGCCCACCGGCCGACTCGACTCCCTGGTGAACAACGCCATGGCCATGGACCAGGTCGGATCCAGCGAACGGCCGATCGCCGACATGGACACCGACGGGTTCGGACGGATCATCCAGGTCGGGATCTACGGGCTGTTCTGGGCCTGCAAGTACGCCATCCCGCAACTTCTCAAATCCCCCGGCGGGTCCATCGTCAACATCTCCTCGCTCGCGGCGGTCGCGGGCATCGCGTCGCTGCCCGCCTACTCGGTCTGCAAGGGCGCAATGGGCGCTCTCACCCGCCAGATGGCCACCGACTACGGCCCACAGGGTCTGCGCGTCAACACCATGATCTGCGGGCTCGTCCTCGGCGACGCACTCGCCGGCGACGTCGCGGC